The following coding sequences are from one Megamonas funiformis window:
- the trpCF gene encoding bifunctional indole-3-glycerol-phosphate synthase TrpC/phosphoribosylanthranilate isomerase TrpF: MILDEIVEKRKINIAKQKQIKSLAMLKQEAEALPQNRDFPLEKALMKQDINFICEVKKASPSKGIIAQDFPYLTIAKEYELAGASAISVLTEPDYFLGEDKYLQEIAQNVSIPVLCKDFIIDEYQIYKAKILGASAILLICAILDDETLRRFFTLAEKLGLSCLVEAHDENEIKRALKVQARIIGVNNRNLKDFTVDVENSLKLRSLVPENVIFVSESGIKTKEDIEKLRVHQVQAVLIGETFMRAKDKVLALKELYGKKISPKVKFCGMKTREDIAIINRYTPDYVGFIFAESKRQVSMQTASDLAKILDEKIKKVGVFVNASLAQIEEIAQKVSLDIIQLHGDEDNEFIKALKNKLDLPIWQAIKVKDIVDIERAKQSIADMILFDAYVKDSAGGTGKSFNWDLLKDFTGEFILAGGINKQNIIRAIRTTKPYIVDISSGIEKDNHKDENEVKTISELLRKVG, translated from the coding sequence ATGATTTTAGATGAAATTGTAGAGAAACGAAAAATCAATATAGCTAAACAAAAACAGATAAAATCATTAGCTATGCTAAAACAAGAAGCAGAAGCTTTGCCTCAAAATAGAGATTTTCCTTTGGAAAAAGCATTGATGAAGCAAGATATAAATTTTATCTGTGAAGTGAAAAAAGCATCACCATCAAAAGGAATTATAGCTCAGGATTTTCCTTATTTAACTATCGCTAAAGAATATGAATTAGCAGGAGCAAGTGCTATTTCTGTACTCACAGAGCCAGATTATTTTTTAGGTGAAGATAAATATTTACAAGAAATAGCTCAAAATGTCAGTATTCCTGTATTATGTAAGGATTTTATCATTGATGAATATCAGATTTATAAAGCGAAAATTTTAGGAGCTTCAGCGATTTTATTGATTTGTGCGATTTTAGATGATGAAACACTTAGAAGATTTTTTACCTTAGCTGAAAAATTAGGGCTATCCTGTTTAGTGGAAGCTCATGATGAAAATGAGATAAAAAGAGCCTTGAAAGTACAAGCGAGAATTATCGGTGTGAATAATCGTAATTTAAAAGATTTCACTGTAGATGTAGAAAATAGTTTAAAATTAAGGTCTTTAGTGCCTGAAAATGTGATTTTTGTTTCTGAAAGTGGCATAAAAACTAAAGAAGATATAGAAAAATTAAGAGTTCATCAAGTGCAAGCCGTGCTTATCGGTGAAACTTTTATGAGGGCTAAAGATAAAGTCTTAGCACTTAAGGAATTATATGGAAAGAAAATAAGCCCTAAAGTAAAATTTTGTGGCATGAAAACTAGAGAAGATATAGCTATCATAAATAGATATACTCCAGATTATGTGGGTTTTATATTTGCTGAAAGTAAACGACAAGTAAGTATGCAAACAGCGAGTGATTTAGCTAAAATTTTAGATGAAAAAATTAAAAAAGTCGGTGTCTTTGTCAATGCTTCATTAGCACAAATTGAAGAGATAGCTCAGAAAGTTTCTTTAGATATCATTCAATTACATGGTGATGAGGATAATGAATTTATCAAAGCATTGAAAAATAAACTCGATTTGCCGATTTGGCAAGCGATAAAAGTAAAAGATATTGTTGATATAGAAAGAGCGAAACAAAGTATTGCCGATATGATTTTGTTTGATGCTTATGTAAAAGATAGTGCTGGTGGCACAGGAAAGAGTTTTAATTGGGATTTGCTTAAGGATTTTACAGGTGAATTTATCTTGGCTGGTGGTATAAATAAGCAAAATATCATTAGAGCGATAAGAACAACAAAACCATATATAGTAGATATCAGTAGTGGCATAGAAAAAGATAATCATAAAGATGAAAATGAAGTTAAGACGATAAGTGAACTTTTGCGAAAGGTAGGATAA
- a CDS encoding vitamin B12 dependent-methionine synthase activation domain-containing protein: protein MPKYNAALMSIDPSETRRYAGLNKAPNFNKKTILEACREVLYISEPKGIWEVYDYDAKNGIVLADKPFKLEGKKVTKHLCRATKVAIIAVTIGETVEEEISRRFKDGEYTLAVLMDAAATTAVEHVADGIEQAIDQKFNMQGLVRRWRFSPGYGDWPIQAQPEMLRLAKAHEIGISLTSSLMLTPRKSVTAIIGLIPKTQDVEPEKQSCKYCPNPNCNFRIKPFDPELLNKNS, encoded by the coding sequence ATGCCTAAATATAATGCTGCTTTAATGTCCATTGACCCTAGTGAAACTAGACGTTATGCTGGACTCAATAAAGCTCCTAATTTCAATAAAAAAACTATTTTAGAAGCATGTCGTGAAGTCTTATATATTTCTGAACCTAAAGGAATTTGGGAAGTATATGACTATGACGCTAAAAATGGCATTGTACTTGCAGATAAGCCCTTTAAATTAGAAGGGAAAAAAGTAACTAAACATCTTTGTCGAGCTACAAAAGTTGCCATCATCGCTGTTACAATCGGCGAAACTGTTGAAGAAGAAATCTCCCGTCGTTTCAAAGATGGAGAATACACGCTAGCTGTTTTGATGGACGCTGCTGCAACTACAGCTGTTGAACATGTTGCTGATGGTATTGAACAAGCCATTGACCAAAAATTCAATATGCAAGGATTAGTTCGTCGTTGGCGATTTAGCCCAGGATATGGAGATTGGCCTATACAAGCACAACCTGAAATGCTCCGCTTAGCTAAAGCTCATGAAATAGGTATTAGCCTAACTTCATCATTAATGCTTACACCGCGAAAATCCGTTACTGCAATCATTGGACTTATACCTAAAACACAAGATGTCGAACCTGAAAAACAATCTTGTAAATATTGTCCAAACCCTAATTGCAATTTCCGCATAAAACCATTTGACCCTGAATTATTAAATAAAAATTCATGA
- the trpE gene encoding anthranilate synthase component I — protein MYKLTLAELEAIKTEYKIVPVSKEIFADLTTPIKVLKILKNISDNVYLFESVENTHHWGRYSFLGFNPSLEISCKNHLLKIKKASNNEIEEIKTDNPNTEIREILKAYKSPKFEYLPSFTGGLVGYFAYEYLRYQESKLDFVDETVNKDEVSFNDVDLMLFDKVIAFDHYTKKIILIVNIKTDNLKANYAKAIDDLEKLAKLIIYGKEKEIPSGKLLSDFKREFTKDEYIDVVKKTQRYIKEGDIFQAVISNRIEADFSGSLLNAYRILRTINPSPYMFYLSSKQIELTGASPETLIKLEDKELKTFPIAGTMPRGKDEREDDLLKTRLLSDEKELAEHNMLVDLGRNDIGKISKFNSVTVENMHKVEFFSHVMHITTTVKGKIKDDCDALDAIVATLPAGTLSGAPKIRAMEIIHELEKSPRGIYGGAVGYIDFAGNMDMCIGIRMAVAKQGKVFVRSGGGIVKDSIPENEYQETINKAQSMIEAITKAQEVETYDFVSR, from the coding sequence ATGTACAAACTGACTCTGGCAGAATTAGAAGCAATAAAAACAGAATATAAAATAGTGCCAGTGAGTAAAGAGATATTTGCTGACCTTACAACACCGATTAAAGTGTTGAAAATCTTGAAAAATATCAGTGATAATGTGTATTTATTTGAAAGTGTGGAGAATACACATCATTGGGGCAGATATTCTTTCTTAGGTTTTAATCCTTCTTTAGAGATTAGTTGTAAAAATCATTTATTGAAGATAAAAAAAGCTAGCAATAATGAAATAGAAGAAATTAAGACAGATAATCCAAATACAGAGATTAGAGAGATTTTAAAAGCATATAAAAGCCCTAAATTTGAATATTTACCGTCGTTTACTGGCGGATTGGTTGGATATTTTGCTTATGAATATCTGCGTTATCAAGAAAGTAAATTGGACTTTGTAGATGAAACAGTAAACAAAGATGAAGTTTCTTTCAATGATGTAGATTTGATGTTATTTGATAAGGTAATAGCTTTTGACCATTATACGAAAAAGATAATTTTAATTGTGAATATAAAAACTGATAATTTAAAAGCTAATTATGCTAAAGCCATTGATGATTTAGAAAAATTAGCAAAACTTATTATCTATGGCAAAGAAAAAGAAATACCTTCAGGGAAACTATTATCTGATTTTAAACGAGAGTTTACTAAAGATGAATATATAGATGTAGTGAAAAAGACACAGCGTTATATCAAAGAAGGCGATATTTTTCAGGCTGTCATTTCTAATCGCATAGAAGCTGATTTTTCAGGAAGTTTATTAAATGCTTATCGTATATTAAGAACGATAAACCCTTCCCCATATATGTTTTATCTAAGTTCTAAGCAAATAGAGCTGACAGGGGCTTCACCAGAAACATTGATAAAATTAGAGGATAAAGAATTAAAGACTTTTCCGATAGCTGGCACGATGCCAAGAGGTAAAGATGAACGAGAAGATGATTTATTAAAAACAAGATTATTAAGTGATGAAAAAGAATTGGCAGAACATAATATGCTAGTGGATTTGGGCAGAAATGATATCGGTAAAATCAGTAAATTCAATTCAGTAACAGTAGAAAATATGCATAAAGTAGAGTTTTTCTCTCATGTGATGCATATAACAACTACTGTAAAAGGAAAAATCAAAGATGATTGTGATGCTTTAGATGCTATCGTAGCTACTTTGCCAGCAGGAACATTATCTGGTGCGCCAAAAATACGAGCTATGGAAATCATTCATGAATTAGAGAAAAGCCCAAGAGGTATTTATGGTGGTGCTGTGGGATATATCGATTTTGCAGGTAATATGGATATGTGCATAGGTATAAGAATGGCAGTAGCAAAACAAGGTAAAGTATTTGTTCGTTCAGGTGGCGGAATAGTCAAAGATAGCATACCTGAAAATGAATACCAAGAAACGATAAATAAAGCCCAATCAATGATAGAGGCAATCACAAAAGCACAGGAGGTGGAAACATATGATTTTGTTAGTAGATAA
- a CDS encoding HAD-IA family hydrolase — MQYKYHNIIFDLDGTLINSGPGIIHAVQYALKKYGINETDMTVLKSFVGPPLNQQFINCYNFSHEQSLEAVKYFREYYTDKGILENEVYEQIPELLKTLVENGLKLLIASSKPEKFVKNILSQHDLLKYFAFAGGSLLDGSRINKDDVLAYVLKQMQITDLNDCIMVGDRKYDVIGAKKFNLKCVGVTYGYGSLEELKDINADFIIDKPLELLSIIK, encoded by the coding sequence ATGCAATATAAATATCATAATATTATTTTTGATTTAGATGGTACATTGATTAATTCTGGACCTGGTATTATTCATGCTGTACAATATGCTTTAAAAAAATATGGCATAAACGAAACAGATATGACGGTTTTAAAAAGTTTTGTAGGTCCGCCATTAAATCAGCAATTTATCAATTGCTATAATTTTAGTCATGAACAAAGTCTTGAGGCTGTAAAATATTTTCGAGAATATTATACAGATAAAGGTATTTTAGAAAATGAAGTATATGAGCAAATACCTGAATTATTAAAGACTTTAGTTGAAAATGGTTTAAAATTATTGATTGCTTCTTCGAAACCTGAAAAGTTTGTAAAAAATATTTTAAGTCAACATGATTTACTAAAATATTTTGCCTTTGCTGGCGGTAGTTTGCTTGATGGCAGTCGTATAAATAAAGATGATGTATTAGCTTATGTTTTAAAACAAATGCAAATTACAGATTTAAATGACTGTATAATGGTAGGTGACCGTAAATACGATGTCATTGGCGCGAAAAAATTTAATTTAAAATGTGTTGGTGTAACGTATGGATATGGCAGTCTTGAGGAATTAAAAGATATTAATGCCGATTTTATTATTGATAAACCTTTAGAATTATTGAGTATTATCAAATAA
- a CDS encoding DUF4446 family protein, with translation MDFSMLNQIFQDNLSIILTVIVVLLVLLIILSIVMLVKLSKAKKRYNSLVNGATGESLEDIIADNIAQMNELVVKNNKIDADYAEMKSLFTKSIQKVAVHRFCAFADMGGDLSYAVALLDNQNNGVIFSSIFGRQDSCTYVKPIENGVSKYPLTQEENKVLLEAMSK, from the coding sequence ATGGATTTTTCAATGCTAAATCAGATATTTCAAGATAATTTATCAATTATTTTAACTGTAATCGTAGTCTTATTAGTTTTATTAATAATTTTATCAATAGTGATGCTTGTAAAATTAAGCAAAGCTAAAAAACGTTATAATTCATTGGTAAATGGTGCAACAGGTGAAAGTTTAGAGGATATTATAGCTGATAATATTGCTCAAATGAATGAACTTGTAGTAAAAAATAATAAAATTGATGCAGATTATGCAGAAATGAAATCTTTATTTACAAAATCCATTCAAAAAGTAGCAGTACATCGTTTCTGTGCTTTTGCTGATATGGGTGGCGATTTGAGTTATGCTGTAGCTTTGCTTGATAATCAAAATAATGGTGTGATATTCTCTTCTATTTTTGGACGTCAAGATTCTTGCACATATGTAAAACCTATAGAAAATGGTGTTTCTAAATATCCTTTGACTCAAGAAGAAAACAAAGTATTATTAGAAGCTATGTCTAAATAA
- a CDS encoding homocysteine S-methyltransferase family protein, with protein MIHIFDGATGTMLQKSVLKPGMCPELLNIEAPEAIQNVHRAYVEAGSNIVETNTFGASRIKLNEYNLGDKVEAINIAAVKNAKIATAGKAKVAGSMGPTGAFIEPLGELTFDEVYENYYEQAKILADAGVDYILIETCIEIQEMRAALLAAKDACDLPVICQLSFSEDGRTVTGTDPQSAAIILEAMGADIIGANCSLGPEQLVPIIKELADNCSCPISVQANAGMPHLENGQTIFPLTPEDMAKWAPKLVEAGATYIGGCCGTTPAHIKAIKEALADVSEPIRKTPNPNLALASRSKTVFIGKDLPTRLIGERINPTGRKKLAEEIKNGSFISVKREAIEQTQAGAQILDVNMGVAGIDQAKAMHKAITEISQLVNTPLAIDTSDVKALEAGLKAYPGRALINSVSAEPDRLKYFIPLAKRYGAAILCLPLSDEGIPKTAKERLALAQKIIAEAKAQGLKDNNFLLDALVMTIAADKNACNEVLNTLKLYREHIGAPSTMGLSNISFGLPNRPLINSTFFTMCLAMGLDAPIMNPYDDSMQNALSASNALLAKDPNGRDYSLNHSGQNIPVAKAKNAVSSGDIIEDIKSAIISGEKESIAQMVEQALTEGHKTNEITDKALSAAMNVVGKDFGAKKIFLPQVMLSAEAMREAFIKIKERIPADSVSNKGTIVIATVKGDIHDLGKNIVSALLENNGFKVIDLGKDIDKEEIIKAAIDNKADMIGLCSLMTTTITQIDEVIAELNKSEYSTKVMIGGAVVTQEYADNVGADAYAPDGVEAVEIAKKLINK; from the coding sequence ATGATACATATATTTGATGGTGCTACTGGCACTATGTTACAAAAATCTGTATTAAAACCAGGAATGTGCCCTGAATTATTAAATATCGAAGCTCCTGAAGCTATCCAAAATGTTCATCGTGCTTATGTAGAAGCAGGCTCTAATATTGTTGAAACAAATACATTTGGTGCTTCTCGCATCAAATTAAATGAATATAACTTAGGCGATAAAGTAGAAGCAATAAATATCGCTGCTGTAAAAAATGCCAAAATCGCCACTGCTGGCAAAGCAAAAGTAGCTGGTTCTATGGGCCCTACTGGTGCTTTTATTGAACCTTTAGGCGAATTGACTTTCGATGAAGTTTATGAAAATTATTATGAACAAGCTAAAATTTTAGCTGACGCAGGTGTTGATTATATCCTCATCGAAACTTGTATTGAAATCCAAGAAATGCGTGCTGCCCTTCTCGCTGCTAAAGATGCTTGCGATTTACCTGTAATCTGTCAATTATCCTTCAGTGAAGATGGCAGAACTGTAACAGGCACAGACCCACAATCAGCTGCCATTATCTTAGAAGCTATGGGCGCAGATATTATCGGTGCCAACTGCTCTTTAGGCCCTGAACAATTAGTTCCTATCATAAAAGAATTAGCCGATAATTGTTCTTGCCCTATCAGTGTACAAGCAAATGCAGGTATGCCACATTTAGAAAATGGTCAAACAATCTTCCCACTCACTCCAGAAGATATGGCTAAATGGGCACCAAAACTTGTAGAAGCTGGTGCAACTTATATTGGTGGTTGCTGTGGAACAACTCCTGCTCATATCAAAGCTATCAAAGAAGCTTTAGCTGACGTTTCCGAACCTATCCGCAAAACACCAAATCCTAATCTTGCCCTTGCTAGCCGTTCTAAAACTGTATTTATTGGCAAAGATTTACCTACAAGATTAATCGGCGAACGTATCAATCCTACTGGTCGTAAAAAATTAGCCGAAGAAATAAAAAATGGTTCATTTATCTCTGTAAAACGTGAAGCTATTGAACAAACTCAAGCTGGTGCTCAAATCCTTGATGTAAATATGGGTGTTGCTGGAATTGACCAAGCAAAAGCTATGCACAAAGCTATCACTGAAATTTCTCAACTTGTAAATACACCACTTGCCATTGATACAAGCGATGTCAAAGCATTAGAAGCAGGGTTAAAAGCATATCCTGGTAGAGCACTCATCAATTCTGTAAGTGCAGAACCTGATAGATTAAAATATTTTATACCATTAGCTAAAAGATATGGTGCTGCAATCTTATGCTTGCCATTATCTGATGAAGGTATCCCTAAAACAGCTAAAGAACGTCTTGCACTAGCTCAAAAAATAATCGCTGAAGCTAAAGCTCAGGGCTTAAAAGATAACAACTTTTTACTTGACGCGCTTGTAATGACTATAGCTGCCGATAAAAATGCTTGTAATGAAGTATTAAACACTTTAAAACTTTATCGCGAACATATTGGTGCTCCTTCCACTATGGGACTTAGCAATATATCCTTTGGACTTCCAAATCGTCCACTTATCAATAGCACATTCTTCACTATGTGTTTAGCAATGGGATTAGATGCTCCAATCATGAACCCTTATGATGATTCTATGCAAAATGCCTTGAGTGCTTCTAATGCTCTTTTAGCTAAAGACCCTAATGGTCGCGATTATAGTCTTAATCATTCCGGTCAAAATATCCCTGTAGCTAAAGCTAAAAATGCAGTATCTAGCGGTGATATCATTGAAGATATAAAATCTGCTATAATCAGTGGGGAAAAAGAATCCATTGCTCAAATGGTAGAACAAGCTTTAACTGAAGGACATAAAACAAATGAAATTACAGATAAAGCTTTAAGCGCAGCAATGAATGTCGTTGGCAAAGATTTCGGTGCGAAAAAAATCTTTTTACCACAAGTTATGTTATCCGCTGAAGCAATGCGTGAAGCTTTCATCAAAATCAAAGAACGTATTCCAGCTGATAGCGTAAGTAATAAAGGTACTATCGTCATTGCCACTGTAAAAGGCGATATCCATGATTTAGGTAAAAATATCGTATCTGCGCTTTTAGAAAATAACGGTTTTAAAGTTATCGATTTAGGTAAAGATATTGATAAAGAAGAAATCATTAAAGCAGCTATAGATAATAAAGCCGATATGATCGGTTTATGCTCCTTGATGACAACTACTATTACACAGATAGATGAAGTCATCGCTGAATTAAATAAAAGCGAGTACTCCACAAAAGTCATGATCGGTGGCGCTGTAGTAACTCAAGAATATGCTGATAATGTCGGTGCTGATGCTTATGCTCCTGATGGCGTTGAAGCTGTAGAAATCGCTAAAAAACTTATTAATAAATAA
- a CDS encoding ParB/RepB/Spo0J family partition protein encodes MEFLNIDEILPNPFQPRKEFDMEQLAQLAKSIKEYGIIEPLIVRINDNDEFELIAGERRLRAAKMAGLDKVPIILKDYDDDKVAQIALIENLQRSNLNVIEEANAYQLLLHKFNLKQEEVAQKVGKSRSHIANFVRLLNLAKEVQCLLQDNKLNMGQAKPLLAIEDEKLQVKLANLIIERELSARKAEALVKKVLAGDNVIEQIEQVKEAKMYLNDVQERLKQILGTNVNIKQGKKKSRIEIEFYNDDDLARLVELLMEKQESPQMNKSRIIKDFNI; translated from the coding sequence ATGGAATTTTTAAATATTGATGAAATTTTACCAAACCCATTTCAACCAAGAAAGGAGTTTGATATGGAGCAATTAGCTCAACTAGCAAAATCGATAAAAGAATATGGTATAATTGAGCCTCTAATTGTGCGTATAAATGATAATGATGAATTTGAATTGATTGCAGGAGAAAGACGTCTTCGTGCAGCTAAAATGGCAGGATTAGATAAAGTGCCAATTATCTTAAAAGATTATGATGATGATAAGGTAGCACAAATAGCTTTAATTGAAAATCTCCAACGCAGTAATTTAAATGTTATTGAAGAAGCAAATGCATATCAGTTGTTATTACATAAATTTAATTTAAAACAAGAAGAAGTAGCGCAAAAAGTAGGAAAAAGTCGTTCGCATATAGCAAATTTTGTACGCTTATTGAATTTAGCAAAAGAAGTACAGTGCTTATTACAAGATAATAAACTCAATATGGGGCAGGCAAAACCGCTTTTAGCGATAGAAGATGAAAAACTTCAAGTAAAATTAGCTAATTTGATAATTGAAAGAGAATTATCTGCTAGAAAAGCTGAAGCATTAGTCAAAAAAGTCTTAGCAGGTGATAATGTCATCGAGCAGATTGAACAAGTAAAAGAAGCGAAGATGTATTTAAATGATGTGCAAGAGCGATTAAAACAAATATTGGGAACAAATGTAAATATAAAGCAAGGTAAAAAGAAATCTCGTATAGAGATTGAATTTTATAATGATGATGATTTAGCTAGATTAGTTGAATTATTGATGGAAAAACAAGAAAGTCCTCAGATGAACAAATCGAGAATTATTAAGGATTTTAACATTTAG
- the trpD gene encoding anthranilate phosphoribosyltransferase, with translation MIRQAIYQLSNKQDLTTEQAIVSMQEIMSGTASNIQIASFLTALRLKGETIDEITAFAQVMREKAQSIDYKDDLFEIVGTGGDEANTFNISTTAGFVISASGIKVAKHGNRSVSSKCGAADCLEALGTKLELDAKQNEKMLDEIGMCFMFAPKYHSSMKYASPVRRELGIRTVFNILGPLANPANANRQLMGVYQEELVEPLAKVLSNLGVKRGAVVYGYDGLDEITACNKTLVCEIKDKKLKTYTLDPRDYGMEYANSAELVGGDKNENAQITRDILAGTLGAKRNAVLLNAGMSIYLAKDGLSIQDGINIAKDTIDTGKAKYQMERFIKYSNEVC, from the coding sequence ATGATTAGACAAGCAATATATCAATTGAGTAATAAGCAAGATTTAACAACAGAGCAAGCTATAGTTTCTATGCAAGAAATTATGAGTGGAACAGCAAGCAATATTCAAATTGCTAGTTTTTTGACTGCTTTGCGATTAAAGGGCGAAACGATAGACGAAATAACAGCTTTTGCTCAAGTCATGAGAGAAAAAGCTCAAAGCATAGATTATAAAGATGATTTATTTGAAATAGTCGGCACAGGTGGAGACGAAGCAAATACATTTAATATCTCAACTACAGCAGGATTTGTAATTTCAGCTAGCGGTATAAAAGTAGCTAAACATGGCAATCGCAGTGTATCTAGTAAATGTGGTGCAGCTGATTGTTTAGAAGCTTTAGGCACTAAATTAGAATTAGATGCTAAGCAGAATGAAAAGATGCTAGATGAAATAGGCATGTGTTTTATGTTCGCTCCGAAGTATCATAGTTCTATGAAATATGCTAGTCCTGTTAGACGTGAACTAGGAATTAGAACAGTATTCAATATCTTAGGGCCACTTGCTAATCCTGCAAATGCTAATCGACAATTGATGGGCGTTTATCAAGAAGAATTAGTAGAGCCATTAGCGAAAGTATTATCTAATCTCGGTGTAAAAAGAGGTGCTGTTGTCTATGGTTATGATGGTTTAGATGAGATAACAGCTTGTAATAAAACTTTAGTATGTGAAATCAAAGATAAAAAATTAAAGACATATACTTTAGACCCTAGAGATTATGGCATGGAATATGCAAATTCAGCTGAATTAGTTGGCGGAGATAAAAATGAAAATGCTCAAATCACAAGGGATATTTTAGCAGGAACTTTGGGGGCAAAACGCAATGCAGTATTATTAAATGCTGGTATGAGTATTTATTTAGCAAAAGATGGATTATCTATACAAGATGGCATCAATATAGCCAAAGATACGATAGATACAGGCAAAGCTAAATATCAGATGGAACGATTTATCAAATATTCAAATGAGGTATGTTAA
- a CDS encoding LysR family transcriptional regulator yields the protein MVSRYGIFCKVIENGNFTKVAKEVGYSQSAISQSIKALEQELGTILIDRKKEGITLTDDGKSFYPYIQAIFHAELSLKQRQQEMKGLEHSVIRIGTFTSVSRNILPQLMKSFKSLYPTVNFVLKQGEYTSIKKWILHGEIDFGFVNSDVVSGINMEFLYRDEMMAVLPKHHKLANLPIISLDQLAKESFILLDEGRHSVIMHAFADYKLEPQIEYKVYDDYSILAMVKQGLGISAMYSLVLNGFEDGLAIRPIKEHPERNVALAWQNWDTMSLASRKFVEFIKENFVFVQEK from the coding sequence ATGGTTTCGCGTTATGGGATTTTTTGTAAAGTCATAGAAAATGGAAATTTTACAAAGGTAGCAAAAGAAGTGGGCTATTCGCAAAGTGCGATTAGTCAAAGTATAAAGGCGTTAGAACAAGAATTAGGAACCATCTTGATAGATAGGAAAAAAGAAGGCATAACATTAACAGATGATGGTAAATCTTTTTATCCGTATATACAGGCAATTTTTCATGCTGAACTTTCATTGAAACAAAGGCAACAGGAAATGAAGGGTTTAGAGCATAGCGTTATACGTATTGGCACTTTTACTAGTGTAAGCAGAAATATTTTACCGCAATTGATGAAGAGTTTTAAATCATTATATCCTACAGTCAATTTTGTTTTAAAACAAGGTGAATACACAAGCATAAAAAAATGGATTTTGCATGGAGAAATTGATTTTGGTTTTGTAAATAGTGATGTAGTTTCAGGCATCAATATGGAATTTTTATATAGAGATGAAATGATGGCAGTATTGCCTAAACATCATAAATTAGCTAATTTACCGATTATATCTTTAGACCAATTAGCCAAAGAATCTTTTATTTTATTAGATGAAGGTCGCCATAGTGTGATTATGCATGCTTTTGCTGATTATAAATTAGAGCCACAGATTGAATATAAAGTTTATGATGATTATTCAATTTTAGCTATGGTAAAACAAGGTCTAGGGATATCTGCCATGTATAGTTTAGTTTTAAATGGATTTGAAGATGGCTTAGCTATTCGACCAATAAAAGAACACCCTGAACGCAATGTAGCTTTAGCATGGCAAAATTGGGATACAATGTCACTAGCTTCACGTAAATTTGTGGAATTTATAAAAGAAAATTTTGTATTTGTACAAGAAAAATAA
- a CDS encoding anthranilate synthase component II: protein MILLVDNYDSFVYNLYQLIGSINTEIKVIRNDEINIEQIKKRNPSHIVLSPGPGKPSEAGICSEIVKAFQGEIPILGICLGHQVIAEVFESIVSYAKEVVHGKAFKLKIMENSPLFEGIDKEFMGARYHSLAIKRETLGEDLKIIATTDDGEIMAIEHRRYPIYGLQFHPESILSDNGKKLIRNFLDIRGNQND from the coding sequence ATGATTTTGTTAGTAGATAATTATGATAGCTTTGTGTATAACTTATATCAATTAATCGGTTCAATAAATACAGAGATAAAAGTCATTCGCAATGATGAAATAAATATAGAGCAGATAAAAAAACGAAATCCAAGTCATATTGTGCTATCTCCAGGGCCAGGAAAACCTAGTGAAGCTGGAATTTGCAGTGAAATTGTGAAAGCTTTTCAAGGTGAGATACCGATTTTAGGGATTTGTTTAGGTCATCAAGTCATAGCTGAAGTTTTTGAAAGTATTGTAAGTTATGCTAAAGAAGTAGTTCATGGCAAAGCTTTTAAATTAAAGATAATGGAAAATTCACCTTTATTTGAGGGTATAGATAAAGAATTTATGGGAGCAAGATACCATTCTTTAGCGATTAAAAGAGAAACTTTAGGCGAAGATTTAAAGATAATAGCAACTACTGATGATGGTGAAATTATGGCAATAGAGCATAGAAGATATCCTATTTATGGATTGCAATTTCATCCTGAATCAATTTTAAGTGATAATGGCAAGAAATTAATTCGAAATTTTCTGGATATAAGAGGTAATCAAAATGATTAG